The following coding sequences lie in one Fusobacterium simiae genomic window:
- the lpxK gene encoding tetraacyldisaccharide 4'-kinase: MRLLSYIYLLITTIRNFLYDEKILPIRKIPDVEVICIGNVSVGGTGKTPGVHFFVKKLLAKGRKVAVVSRGYRGKRKRDPLLVSDGMVIFATPQESGDESYLHAINLKVPVIVGADRYKACMFAKKHFDIDTIVLDDGFQHRKLYRDRDVVLIDATNPFGGGHVLPWGLLREDFRRAVRRATEFIITKSDLVNERELKRIKNYLKKKFHREVSVAKHGISKLCDLKGNMKPLFWVKGKRLLIFSGLANPLNFEKTVISLAPGYIERIDFKDHHNFKPKDIALIRKKAEKMDADYILTTEKDLVKLPEYLNIANLFVLKIEFTMLEDNTLKDMKG; this comes from the coding sequence ATGAGGTTATTATCATATATATATCTTTTGATAACTACAATACGAAATTTTTTATATGATGAAAAAATATTACCCATACGAAAAATTCCTGATGTTGAGGTTATTTGTATAGGAAATGTCAGTGTTGGGGGAACAGGAAAAACTCCAGGAGTTCATTTCTTTGTTAAAAAATTATTGGCGAAAGGAAGAAAAGTTGCAGTTGTTTCTCGTGGATATAGAGGAAAAAGAAAAAGAGACCCTTTACTTGTTAGTGATGGTATGGTAATTTTTGCAACTCCCCAAGAAAGTGGAGACGAATCATATCTACATGCAATTAATTTAAAAGTTCCTGTTATAGTTGGAGCAGATAGATATAAGGCATGTATGTTTGCTAAAAAACATTTTGATATAGACACAATAGTTTTAGATGATGGATTTCAACATCGAAAATTGTATAGAGATAGAGATGTAGTTCTTATAGATGCAACTAATCCTTTCGGTGGAGGACATGTTTTGCCTTGGGGACTTTTAAGAGAAGATTTTAGAAGAGCAGTGAGAAGAGCCACTGAATTTATAATAACTAAATCAGATTTGGTAAATGAAAGAGAGCTTAAAAGAATAAAAAATTATTTAAAAAAGAAATTTCATAGAGAAGTATCTGTTGCAAAACATGGAATCAGTAAACTATGTGATTTAAAAGGAAATATGAAGCCTTTATTTTGGGTAAAAGGGAAAAGGCTTCTAATATTTTCAGGTTTGGCAAATCCATTAAATTTTGAAAAAACTGTAATTTCACTAGCACCAGGTTATATTGAAAGAATAGATTTTAAAGACCATCATAATTTTAAACCAAAAGACATAGCACTAATTAGAAAAAAAGCTGAAAAAATGGATGCAGATTATATACTTACAACAGAAAAAGATTTAGTGAAGTTACCAGAATATTTGAATATAGCTAATTTGTTTGTATTGAAGATTGAATTTACAATGTTAGAAGATAATACATTAAAAGATATGAAAGGGTAA
- the nadD gene encoding nicotinate (nicotinamide) nucleotide adenylyltransferase, with translation MKIAIYGGSFNPMHIGHEKIVKYALENLDIDKIIIIPVGIPSHKENNLEQSNTRLKICKEIFRNNKKVEVSDIEIKSDGKSYTYDTLLKLIRIYGKDNEFFEIIGEDSLKNLKTWRNYKELLNLCKFIVFRRKDDKNTEIDNEFLNNKNIIILENEYYNISSTEIRNKVKNKEDISGLVNKKVKKLIEKEYID, from the coding sequence ATGAAAATAGCTATCTATGGTGGAAGTTTTAATCCAATGCATATAGGACATGAAAAGATAGTTAAATATGCTTTAGAAAATTTAGATATAGATAAAATAATAATAATTCCAGTCGGTATTCCTTCACACAAAGAAAATAATTTAGAGCAATCTAATACCAGATTAAAAATTTGTAAGGAAATTTTTAGAAACAATAAGAAAGTTGAAGTTTCAGATATTGAAATAAAAAGTGATGGAAAATCATATACTTACGATACTCTTTTAAAATTGATTAGAATTTATGGTAAAGATAATGAATTTTTTGAAATCATAGGAGAAGACTCATTAAAAAATTTAAAAACTTGGAGAAATTATAAAGAGTTGTTAAATTTATGTAAATTTATTGTTTTTAGAAGAAAAGATGATAAAAATACAGAAATTGATAATGAATTTTTAAATAATAAAAATATTATAATTTTAGAGAATGAATACTATAATATATCCTCAACTGAAATTAGAAATAAAGTTAAAAATAAAGAGGATATTTCAGGACTTGTAAATAAAAAAGTTAAAAAATTAATTGAAAAAGAATATATAGATTAA
- the nagA gene encoding N-acetylglucosamine-6-phosphate deacetylase yields the protein MQKILLKNVKLVLENKLINGSILISENKIEKIFTDKSDLSEFTFDEVINLEEKYLGPAFIDVHTHGADGADVMDSSEEALRKISKYLVQEGTANFLATTLTSSKEILKDVLKVVANLQDKDIEGANIFGVHMEGPYFSAVYKGAQNDKYMKPAEIKELEEYLLVKEGLIKLFSISPHNQENLNAIKFLVDKGVVASVGHSEASYENVMKAVDLGLSHATHTYNGMKGFTHREPGVVGAVFNSDNIMAEILFDKIHVHPEAVRTLIKIKGVDKVVCVTDSMSATGLVEGKYKLGELDVNVKDGQARLVSNNALAGSVLRMDIAFKNLIELGYSITDAFKMTSTNAAKEFKLNTGILKEGKEADLVVLDKDYKVCMTIVKGKIKFSNL from the coding sequence ATGCAAAAAATTTTATTAAAAAATGTAAAATTAGTTTTAGAAAATAAATTAATTAATGGTTCTATTTTAATTTCTGAAAATAAGATAGAAAAAATTTTTACAGATAAATCTGATTTATCTGAATTTACTTTTGATGAAGTTATAAATTTAGAGGAGAAATATTTAGGTCCAGCCTTTATTGATGTTCATACACATGGAGCTGATGGAGCTGATGTAATGGATAGCAGTGAAGAAGCTTTAAGAAAGATTTCTAAATATTTAGTTCAAGAAGGAACTGCAAATTTTTTAGCTACAACTTTAACAAGTAGTAAAGAGATTTTAAAAGATGTTTTAAAAGTAGTTGCTAACTTGCAAGATAAAGATATTGAAGGTGCAAATATTTTTGGAGTCCATATGGAAGGTCCTTATTTTTCTGCTGTATATAAAGGAGCACAAAATGATAAATATATGAAACCTGCTGAAATAAAAGAGCTTGAAGAATATTTATTGGTTAAGGAGGGACTTATAAAATTATTTTCAATTTCTCCTCATAATCAAGAAAATTTGAATGCTATTAAATTTTTAGTTGATAAAGGAGTTGTTGCTTCTGTTGGACATTCAGAGGCAAGTTATGAAAATGTTATGAAAGCAGTTGACCTTGGACTTTCACATGCAACTCATACTTACAATGGGATGAAAGGTTTTACTCATAGAGAACCAGGAGTAGTTGGTGCAGTATTTAATTCAGATAATATTATGGCAGAAATTTTATTTGATAAAATTCATGTACATCCTGAAGCAGTGAGAACTCTTATAAAGATAAAAGGTGTGGATAAAGTAGTTTGTGTTACAGATTCTATGTCTGCAACTGGTTTAGTAGAAGGAAAGTATAAATTAGGAGAACTTGATGTCAATGTAAAAGATGGTCAAGCAAGACTTGTTTCAAATAATGCTTTGGCTGGTAGTGTATTAAGAATGGATATAGCTTTTAAGAATTTAATTGAGTTAGGTTATAGTATAACTGATGCTTTTAAGATGACTTCAACTAATGCTGCAAAAGAGTTCAAATTAAATACTGGAATTTTAAAAGAAGGAAAAGAAGCGGATTTAGTCGTTTTAGATAAAGATTATAAGGTTTGTATGACTATAGTTAAAGGGAAAATTAAATTTTCAAATTTATAA
- a CDS encoding YhcH/YjgK/YiaL family protein gives MIYAELKDIKIYKGINKNLDKAIDFIVEKKYLNANFGKNIVEENTIYFDYPEKVITRENIGLELEYHKKYIDIHIVLEGEEAIAYTPFEDCIETQSYDTKKDIAFMTGKTQAELILNTKNFLILFPKEPHLPLLKVSKIKDIKKLVFKIEI, from the coding sequence ATGATATATGCCGAATTAAAGGATATTAAAATTTATAAAGGTATTAATAAAAATTTAGATAAGGCAATAGATTTTATTGTTGAAAAAAAATATCTGAATGCAAATTTTGGAAAAAATATTGTGGAAGAAAATACTATATATTTCGATTATCCTGAAAAAGTTATAACAAGAGAGAATATTGGATTAGAATTAGAATATCATAAAAAATATATAGATATTCATATAGTTCTTGAAGGAGAAGAAGCTATTGCTTATACTCCATTTGAAGATTGCATAGAAACTCAAAGTTATGATACTAAAAAAGATATTGCATTTATGACAGGTAAAACACAAGCTGAATTAATATTAAATACTAAAAACTTTTTAATTCTATTTCCAAAAGAGCCTCATTTACCTCTTTTAAAAGTTAGTAAAATTAAAGATATAAAGAAATTAGTATTTAAAATAGAGATATAA
- a CDS encoding phosphate/phosphite/phosphonate ABC transporter substrate-binding protein yields the protein MKKVWKLLILVSFIFLLISCGQKKEEKPLIMGLVPIANSEKLIEDTAPLHKMLGDQIGRPVEGFIATNYIGIVEALGTGTIDFALIPPFAYILANKKNGSEALLTSINKYDEPGYYSVLLTRKDTGINKVEDLKGKKVAFVDPSSTSGYIFPAVILMDHGINIDQDITYQFAGGHDKALQLLINGDVDAIGTYESAVTKFAKEFPEMEDKIKVLEKSDLIPGITLTVSSKVDDATKQKIKDAFIKVTNSKEGQELTLQLFGIKGFEEANTDNYKLIEDKLNKMGIDIEKIK from the coding sequence TTGAAAAAAGTTTGGAAATTATTGATACTTGTATCATTTATTTTTCTTCTAATTAGTTGTGGTCAGAAAAAAGAGGAAAAACCTTTAATTATGGGATTGGTTCCAATAGCTAATTCAGAAAAATTAATTGAGGATACAGCTCCATTACATAAAATGTTAGGAGATCAAATTGGTAGACCTGTTGAAGGATTTATTGCAACAAATTACATAGGAATTGTTGAAGCACTTGGGACAGGAACTATTGATTTTGCACTAATTCCTCCTTTTGCATATATTTTAGCAAATAAAAAAAATGGTTCAGAAGCATTACTTACAAGCATAAATAAATATGATGAACCAGGTTATTATTCTGTTTTACTTACAAGAAAAGATACTGGAATAAATAAAGTTGAAGATTTAAAAGGTAAAAAAGTTGCTTTTGTGGATCCATCTTCAACTTCAGGTTATATTTTCCCAGCAGTTATTTTAATGGATCATGGTATAAATATAGACCAAGATATTACTTATCAATTTGCTGGAGGACATGATAAGGCATTACAATTATTAATAAATGGCGATGTAGATGCTATTGGAACTTATGAAAGTGCTGTTACAAAATTTGCTAAAGAATTTCCAGAAATGGAAGATAAAATAAAAGTTTTAGAAAAAAGTGATTTAATCCCAGGAATAACTCTAACTGTCTCATCAAAAGTTGATGATGCAACAAAGCAAAAAATTAAAGATGCTTTTATTAAGGTTACAAATTCAAAGGAAGGTCAAGAATTAACTCTTCAATTATTTGGTATCAAAGGTTTTGAAGAAGCTAATACAGATAATTATAAACTTATTGAAGACAAACTTAATAAAATGGGAATAGATATTGAAAAAATAAAATAG
- the phnC gene encoding phosphonate ABC transporter ATP-binding protein, with protein sequence METIIEVKNLVKNYEDKKILKDISFNVNKGEIISIIGESGAGKSTLMRCLNGLEGVNSGSIKFYGTDITKLKEKDKNSIKKQMAYVFQDLNIIDNMYVIDNVLIPFLNKKNFIQVLFNQFSKEEYERALYCLEKVGISKLAYTKAKYLSGGEKQRVAIARSLAPNVDLILADEPISSLDEKNSTQIMEIFKRINTKKNKTIILNLHNVEIAKKFSDRILALKNGEIFFYKKNTEVNDDDIRKVYQTS encoded by the coding sequence TTGGAAACAATTATAGAAGTAAAAAATCTCGTGAAAAATTATGAAGATAAAAAAATTTTAAAAGATATCTCTTTTAATGTAAACAAAGGAGAGATTATATCTATAATAGGTGAAAGTGGTGCCGGAAAATCAACATTGATGAGATGTTTGAATGGGCTTGAAGGTGTTAATTCTGGAAGTATAAAATTCTATGGCACAGATATAACAAAATTAAAAGAAAAAGATAAAAATTCTATAAAAAAACAGATGGCTTATGTATTTCAAGATCTTAATATAATTGATAATATGTATGTTATAGACAATGTTTTAATTCCATTTTTAAATAAAAAAAATTTTATACAAGTTCTCTTTAATCAATTCAGTAAAGAAGAATATGAAAGAGCTTTATACTGTTTAGAAAAAGTCGGAATATCTAAGTTGGCTTATACAAAGGCTAAATATCTTTCTGGTGGAGAAAAGCAAAGAGTTGCAATAGCCCGTTCTTTAGCTCCTAATGTTGATCTGATACTTGCAGATGAACCTATAAGTAGTTTAGATGAAAAAAATTCTACTCAAATTATGGAAATTTTTAAAAGAATAAATACTAAAAAAAATAAAACAATTATATTAAACTTACACAATGTTGAAATTGCTAAAAAGTTTTCAGATAGGATTTTAGCTTTAAAAAATGGAGAAATTTTCTTTTATAAAAAAAATACTGAGGTAAATGATGATGACATTAGAAAAGTTTATCAAACTTCATAA
- a CDS encoding PhnE/PtxC family ABC transporter permease encodes MMMTLEKFIKLHKTKTFLKISTIVIVLLLFFFTLNLNFQDYIGGFSRLKGLIISMMRIDTEDKKIVLFKMFETIVTAFASSFIGVVLAVLCSPFLATNISNKYIARFLTVCFSVFRTVPALVMAAILVSLIGIGSFTGFISLLIITFFSATKLLKEYLEEIDRSKIQSFKTFGFSKFTFLKSCIYPFSKPYIVSLFFLTLESSIRGASVLGMVGAGGIGEELWKDLSFLRYDKVSFIILILLIFIFLTDSLSWFFRKKDSFIKITTYQGYKKSKIISKIITCLILILLFYSLNILYEDTNKISLPIFFERLLTFFKKLTYLDFSYTPKVLLALWQSFLVAFFATAFAAPTAVVISYFASSVTSNKKMAFIIKILINFIRTFPPVIVAILFFSGFGPGLISGFFALYFYTTGVITKVYVDVLESVETDYGLYGKSLGLKNFYTYLKLWLPSTYTNFVSIFLYRFESNMKNSSVLGMVGAGGIGQLLMNHIAFRNWEKVWVLLIFLIITIILIENLSEYIRNKVNN; translated from the coding sequence ATGATGATGACATTAGAAAAGTTTATCAAACTTCATAAAACAAAAACTTTTTTGAAAATTTCAACTATTGTAATTGTTTTATTATTATTCTTTTTTACTTTAAATTTAAATTTCCAAGATTACATTGGTGGTTTCTCAAGATTAAAAGGTTTAATCATTAGTATGATGAGAATAGATACAGAAGATAAAAAAATTGTTCTATTTAAAATGTTTGAAACTATTGTCACTGCCTTTGCTTCATCATTTATTGGAGTTGTATTAGCAGTTTTATGTTCTCCATTTTTAGCAACTAATATATCAAATAAATATATAGCAAGATTTTTGACAGTATGTTTTTCAGTATTTAGAACAGTACCTGCCTTAGTAATGGCTGCAATATTAGTTAGCTTAATTGGAATTGGAAGTTTTACTGGTTTTATTAGTTTATTGATTATTACATTTTTTTCAGCTACTAAACTTTTAAAAGAATATTTAGAAGAAATTGATCGTTCTAAAATACAATCTTTTAAGACTTTTGGCTTTTCAAAATTTACTTTTTTAAAATCTTGTATCTATCCATTTTCAAAACCTTATATAGTTTCATTATTTTTCTTAACTTTGGAATCAAGTATAAGAGGAGCAAGTGTTCTAGGAATGGTAGGAGCTGGTGGAATAGGAGAAGAACTTTGGAAAGATTTAAGTTTTTTAAGATATGACAAAGTCTCCTTTATAATTCTAATCTTATTAATTTTTATATTTTTAACAGATAGTTTAAGTTGGTTTTTTAGAAAGAAAGATAGTTTTATAAAAATTACAACTTATCAAGGTTATAAAAAAAGTAAAATTATTTCAAAAATTATTACTTGTTTGATATTAATTTTATTATTTTATTCATTGAATATTTTATATGAAGATACAAATAAAATTTCTCTTCCTATATTTTTTGAAAGATTGTTAACTTTTTTTAAAAAATTAACCTATTTGGATTTTTCATATACTCCAAAAGTTTTATTGGCATTATGGCAAAGTTTTTTAGTTGCATTCTTTGCAACAGCCTTTGCAGCACCAACTGCAGTAGTTATAAGCTATTTTGCTAGTTCAGTAACTTCTAATAAAAAAATGGCTTTTATTATAAAAATTCTTATAAATTTTATAAGAACTTTTCCACCAGTAATAGTTGCAATATTATTTTTTAGTGGATTTGGACCAGGACTTATAAGTGGATTTTTTGCCTTATATTTTTATACAACTGGTGTAATAACAAAAGTTTATGTAGATGTGTTAGAAAGTGTTGAAACTGATTATGGCTTATATGGAAAAAGTTTGGGGTTAAAAAATTTTTATACCTATTTAAAACTTTGGTTACCATCCACTTATACAAATTTTGTTTCAATATTTCTATATAGATTTGAATCTAATATGAAAAATTCAAGTGTTCTAGGAATGGTAGGAGCTGGTGGAATAGGTCAGTTACTTATGAATCATATAGCTTTTAGAAATTGGGAAAAAGTTTGGGTGCTTTTAATATTTCTAATAATCACTATAATTCTAATAGAAAATCTTTCTGAATATATTAGAAATAAAGTAAATAATTAA
- a CDS encoding pyridoxamine 5'-phosphate oxidase family protein → MAKLTDAIKDLILNPVKEKAWTAQLGWIATVREDGAPNIGPKRSCRIYNDATLVWNENTGGEIMKDIERGSKVAVAFANWDKLDGYRFIGTAEVHKEGKYYDEAVEWAKGKMGVPKAAVVFHIEEVYTLKSGPTAGTRID, encoded by the coding sequence ATGGCAAAATTAACAGATGCTATAAAAGACTTAATATTAAACCCAGTTAAAGAAAAAGCTTGGACAGCACAATTAGGATGGATCGCAACAGTAAGAGAAGATGGAGCACCAAACATTGGACCAAAAAGATCATGCCGTATATATAATGATGCAACTCTAGTATGGAATGAAAATACTGGTGGAGAAATTATGAAAGATATTGAAAGAGGTTCAAAAGTTGCAGTAGCTTTTGCTAATTGGGATAAATTAGATGGATATCGTTTTATAGGAACAGCTGAAGTTCATAAAGAAGGAAAATATTATGATGAAGCTGTTGAATGGGCAAAAGGGAAAATGGGAGTCCCTAAAGCTGCAGTAGTTTTCCATATTGAAGAAGTTTATACTTTAAAATCAGGACCAACTGCTGGAACAAGAATAGACTAA
- a CDS encoding acyl-CoA dehydratase activase produces the protein MHYKIGIDVGSTTLKTVILNEKDEIIEKSYQRHFSKVREMTLEHFKSLKELLKGKKFKLAITGSAGLGISKDYGIPFVQEVFSTAGAVKKCYPQTDIVIKLGGEDAKILFLQGSIEERMNGTCAGGTGAFIDQMASLLDMDVPELDKISFAHERIYPIASRCGVFAKTDVQPLLNQGAKKADIAASIYQAVVEQTITGLAQGRPIQGTVLFLGGPLYFLKGLQERFVEILKLSKEKAIFPELAPYFVALGSAYFADTLKEEFEYDEVVQLLSQKRERKVENLQKPLFTSEKEYEVFLKRHQKISVPTRDITTYSGKAYLGLDSGSTTIKVVLLDEEENILYRYYSSSKGNPVSLFLEQLKKIRELCGERIEIVSSAVTGYGEELMKVAFGIDIGIVETIAHYTAAKHFNPGVDFIIDIGGQDIKCFHIKDGAIDSIVLNEACSSGCGSFLETFAKSLGYSMQDFAKKAIFSKSPAELGSRCTVFMNSSVKQAQKEGAEIEDISAGLARSVIKNAIFKVIRARDADDLGKNIVVQGGTFLNDAVLRSFEQEIGREVLRPEISELMGAYGAALYGKKIQKEKSKLLSLTELKNFQHISSPGMCKLCTNHCQLTINTFTNGQKFISGNKCERGAGKKLQSDLPNMVAYKNQLFNAIPLKGGGRARIGLPRALNIYEMLPFWAELFRSLDCDIVLSRVSNRNIYMKGQNTIPSDTVCYPAKLVHGHIIDLLEKDLDAIFYPCMSYTFDEGISDNCYNCPIVAYYPELIQANITIEKTHFLYPHLGIENHKLLAEKMYEEFKNIIPKLSKKEMEKATEKAFKAYYEYRETVRQEGNRVLKFAEENNYPVIILASRPYHIDPEINHGLDRLLNSLQFVVVTEDALYPVEGKFTTKILNQWGFHARMYNAAKYVSQHKNMELVHLISFGCGIDAITTDEIQDILRSNNKLYTQLKIDEVSNLGAAKIRLRSLQATMKEREM, from the coding sequence TTGCATTATAAAATTGGAATTGATGTTGGATCAACGACATTAAAAACTGTTATTTTAAATGAAAAAGATGAAATTATTGAAAAAAGCTACCAAAGGCATTTCTCCAAAGTAAGGGAAATGACTTTAGAGCATTTTAAGAGTTTAAAAGAACTACTGAAAGGAAAAAAATTTAAATTAGCCATTACAGGCTCAGCAGGACTTGGAATTTCCAAAGATTATGGAATTCCATTTGTACAGGAAGTATTTTCAACAGCTGGAGCGGTAAAAAAATGTTACCCTCAAACTGATATTGTTATTAAGTTAGGGGGAGAAGATGCAAAAATCTTATTCTTACAAGGAAGCATAGAAGAAAGAATGAATGGAACTTGTGCAGGAGGAACAGGAGCATTTATTGATCAGATGGCAAGTCTTTTAGATATGGATGTTCCAGAATTGGATAAAATTAGCTTTGCTCATGAAAGAATTTATCCTATTGCATCTCGTTGTGGAGTTTTTGCAAAAACAGATGTACAACCTCTTCTAAACCAAGGGGCTAAAAAAGCCGATATTGCAGCTAGTATTTATCAAGCAGTTGTGGAACAAACAATAACAGGTCTTGCTCAAGGAAGACCTATTCAAGGAACTGTTCTCTTTCTAGGAGGACCTCTTTATTTTTTAAAAGGCTTACAGGAAAGGTTTGTTGAAATATTAAAACTTTCAAAAGAAAAAGCAATTTTTCCAGAATTAGCCCCTTATTTTGTAGCCTTAGGAAGTGCATACTTTGCAGATACTCTGAAGGAAGAATTTGAATATGATGAAGTAGTTCAATTATTATCTCAAAAGAGAGAAAGGAAAGTTGAAAACTTACAAAAACCTCTATTTACTTCTGAAAAAGAATATGAAGTTTTTTTGAAAAGACATCAAAAAATAAGTGTTCCCACTAGAGATATTACTACATATTCAGGGAAGGCTTATTTAGGATTAGATTCTGGTTCTACAACTATAAAAGTAGTTCTTTTAGACGAAGAAGAAAATATTTTGTATCGTTACTATTCTTCTTCCAAAGGGAACCCTGTTTCTTTATTCTTAGAACAATTAAAAAAAATTAGAGAACTTTGTGGTGAAAGAATTGAAATTGTGTCTAGTGCAGTAACAGGCTATGGAGAAGAATTAATGAAGGTCGCTTTTGGAATAGATATTGGGATTGTAGAAACAATAGCTCATTATACAGCAGCAAAGCATTTTAATCCAGGTGTAGATTTTATTATTGACATTGGAGGACAAGATATTAAATGTTTTCATATTAAAGATGGAGCTATTGATTCTATAGTTTTAAATGAAGCCTGCTCTTCTGGCTGTGGTTCTTTTTTGGAAACATTTGCTAAATCCTTGGGATATAGTATGCAAGATTTTGCAAAAAAAGCTATTTTTTCAAAATCTCCTGCTGAGTTAGGTTCTCGTTGTACTGTATTTATGAATTCTTCTGTCAAGCAAGCACAAAAAGAGGGAGCTGAAATAGAAGATATTTCAGCAGGTCTTGCCAGAAGTGTCATTAAGAATGCTATTTTTAAAGTAATTCGTGCTCGTGATGCAGATGATTTAGGAAAAAACATTGTGGTACAAGGAGGAACTTTTTTAAATGACGCTGTACTACGTTCTTTTGAACAAGAAATTGGGCGAGAAGTATTACGTCCAGAAATTTCAGAGCTAATGGGAGCTTATGGAGCTGCTTTATATGGAAAAAAAATTCAAAAGGAAAAATCAAAATTATTAAGTTTAACAGAATTAAAAAATTTTCAACATATTTCTTCACCAGGAATGTGTAAATTATGCACTAACCACTGTCAATTGACAATTAATACTTTTACAAATGGGCAAAAATTTATCAGTGGAAATAAATGCGAACGAGGTGCTGGAAAAAAATTACAAAGTGATTTACCAAATATGGTTGCTTACAAAAATCAACTTTTTAATGCTATTCCCTTAAAGGGAGGTGGAAGAGCAAGAATTGGATTACCAAGAGCTTTAAATATTTATGAAATGTTACCTTTCTGGGCTGAATTATTTCGTTCTTTGGATTGTGATATTGTTCTTTCAAGAGTATCAAATCGTAATATTTATATGAAAGGACAAAATACTATCCCATCAGATACTGTTTGTTATCCAGCAAAGTTAGTACATGGACATATTATTGATTTATTGGAAAAAGATTTAGATGCAATTTTCTATCCTTGTATGAGCTATACTTTTGATGAAGGAATTTCAGATAACTGTTATAACTGCCCTATAGTTGCTTATTATCCTGAATTAATACAGGCTAATATCACTATAGAAAAGACACATTTTTTGTATCCACATTTAGGGATTGAAAATCATAAATTGCTTGCAGAAAAAATGTATGAAGAATTTAAAAATATTATTCCAAAATTGAGTAAAAAAGAAATGGAAAAAGCGACAGAAAAGGCTTTTAAAGCATACTATGAATATAGAGAAACTGTACGCCAAGAAGGAAATAGAGTTCTAAAATTTGCAGAGGAAAACAATTATCCTGTAATTATTTTGGCTTCCAGACCTTATCATATTGATCCAGAAATTAATCATGGATTGGACAGACTTTTAAATTCTTTACAATTTGTAGTTGTAACAGAAGATGCTTTATATCCTGTTGAAGGAAAATTTACTACAAAAATATTAAATCAATGGGGATTTCATGCAAGAATGTATAATGCAGCAAAATATGTAAGCCAGCATAAAAATATGGAGTTAGTACATTTGATTAGTTTTGGTTGTGGAATAGATGCTATTACCACAGATGAAATTCAAGATATTTTGCGTTCCAATAACAAATTATATACACAATTAAAAATTGATGAAGTAAGTAATTTAGGAGCAGCAAAAATAAGATTAAGGAGCTTACAAGCTACTATGAAAGAAAGAGAGATGTAG